A stretch of the Vidua chalybeata isolate OUT-0048 chromosome Z, bVidCha1 merged haplotype, whole genome shotgun sequence genome encodes the following:
- the LOC128781988 gene encoding V-type proton ATPase subunit S1-like protein, which yields MDGNAALRLLLLLACAGLGGSEEKSPAGNSSHEFSDQDSLQRTGQHYSGRVKPKFNVNQEAIKQAVSYNLSRGGQREGAPWSHPGFPHSHWSPLNVTVNGTPCILFWAKRIVIRLENHTQLDLTERTFGVHATVDVGDSNCSEDSAMLSLKFGDIGNLKGLVIRLLLTASYYQLSVQSWFSLHRLQLLYNHSVQATFNATGIHAPATHSFRCERVSSLQRHDALLVPSSADDLSQLWEVTFIDFQIQGFNIQEGHFAYARDCASFLSPAILMGLVMSLILLLVLAYALHMLIHLKSLDRHYECKASAAYFAQMKDSDMGDEKEPLRNSGNESYELRNQQFGKIYI from the exons TTCACATGAATTTTCAGATCAAGATTCTCTCCAGAGAACTG GTCAGCATTATAGTGGTCGTGTGAAGCCAAAGTTTAATGTCAATCAAGAGGCAATTAAACAG GCTGTCAGCTACAACTTGAGCAGGGGAGGACAGCGGGAAGGAGCACCCTGGAGCCACCCTGGGTTCCCCCACAGCCACTGGAGCCCCCTGAACGTCACCGTCAACGGCACCCCCTGCATCCTGTTCTGGGCCAAGAGGATCGTGATCAGGTTGGAGAACCACACCCAGCTGGATTTGACGGAGAGGACGTTTGGAGTCCATGCCACCGTGGACGTTGGGGACTCAAACTGCAGCGAGGACAGCGCCAT GCTTTCCCTGAAGTTTGGTGACATTGGCAATCTAAAGGGACTTGTTATCAG GCTGTTGTTAACCGCCAGCTACTACCAGctgtctgtgcagagctggttcagcctgcacaggctgcagctgctctacAACCACTCCGTGCAGGCGACGTTCAACGCCACGGGGATCCACGCGCCCGCCACCCACTCCTTCCGCTGCGAGCGCGTCAGCAGCCTGCAGAGACACGACGCCCTGCTGGTGCCCAGCTCTGCCGACgacctctcccagctctgggaggtCACCTTCATCGACTTCCAG ATTCAGGGTTTCAACATCCAAGAAGGACATTTTGCCTACGCCAGAGACTGTGCAtccttcctctccccagcaATCCTGATGGGGTTGGTGATGTCCCTGATTCTGCTGCTGGTCCTGGCCTATGCTCTGCACATGCTCATCCACCTGAAATCCCTCGACAGGCACTACGAGTGCAAAGCTTCTGCTGCCTATTTTGCACAGATGAAGGACAGTGACATGGGAGATGAGAAGGAGCCACTGAGAAACAGTGGGAACGAGTCCTACGAACTCAGGAACCAGCAGTTTGGTAAAATCTATATTTAG